One part of the Candidatus Bathyarchaeota archaeon genome encodes these proteins:
- a CDS encoding zinc ribbon domain-containing protein, translating to MSYCPKCGNPVEDQMAFCPRCGASLKGAEASAQATPPPYTAQKRNEKEEKNEKKEKEENREKQEKGERGFVGYLIGGLVLITFGLFSVLQLSGYFNNSAQTWAIMLLIIGVIIIVGAVYMAMIARRRHPVPR from the coding sequence ATGTCTTATTGTCCGAAATGTGGCAATCCAGTGGAAGACCAAATGGCGTTTTGTCCACGATGTGGAGCATCACTGAAGGGTGCAGAAGCGTCTGCTCAGGCGACGCCACCACCCTACACTGCACAGAAACGCAACGAGAAAGAAGAGAAAAACGAAAAGAAAGAAAAAGAGGAAAACCGCGAGAAACAGGAGAAGGGCGAACGGGGATTCGTGGGTTACCTCATCGGCGGCTTGGTTCTGATAACCTTCGGCTTATTCTCTGTTCTGCAGCTAAGCGGCTACTTTAACAATTCAGCGCAGACCTGGGCAATTATGCTTCTCATCATCGGCGTAATCATAATCGTCGGCGCAGTGTACATGGCGATGATTGCACGCCGCCGCCATCCTGTGCCCCGCTAA
- a CDS encoding GH3 auxin-responsive promoter family protein has translation MLPDPDAINNILSPYVQPWYDSLADPQKAQMQVLSDLLPKYAQTDYGAKLGAEKIGGIADYQKRFPILNYEAMAPYLTQVRQSSYKAFLSEPPQCWVMTRGSTGHSKVIPATQTHLKQIYSCGARAIINYAVRKKQYEVFLGVILNLNFPSAVHTMTVDGKEQTYGYSSGTYARLNPMFDRVSLLPRQEEIDKLGSGIGRHDWERRFDLVYEMAKDQNVTATMGVTPVILSFARYIKRRYGKLPCDIWKPKALFCTSVRKIQFKYGPILKKYFGDAPIVEMYTATEGVFGQQLDDYPYIGPNYDAYLFEVATGRGVKLLHELERGEWGSLIISSCMLPRYEIGDLIEAAGKNHFRVFGRKNALTLLEHRLYRMFMGRLL, from the coding sequence ATGTTGCCGGATCCAGACGCTATAAACAACATTCTTTCGCCGTATGTGCAGCCTTGGTACGATTCCCTCGCGGACCCCCAGAAGGCGCAGATGCAGGTTCTCTCGGATTTGCTGCCTAAGTACGCGCAGACCGACTATGGCGCTAAACTGGGCGCAGAAAAAATCGGCGGCATAGCTGATTACCAGAAACGATTCCCCATTCTCAACTATGAGGCGATGGCGCCTTATCTTACGCAGGTACGCCAAAGCAGCTACAAAGCATTCCTCAGTGAGCCGCCACAGTGCTGGGTGATGACCCGCGGCTCCACAGGCCACAGCAAAGTCATTCCCGCCACCCAAACCCACCTCAAACAGATTTACAGCTGCGGCGCAAGAGCCATCATCAACTATGCCGTACGCAAAAAGCAGTACGAGGTTTTCTTAGGGGTAATTTTGAACCTCAATTTTCCCTCAGCGGTGCATACGATGACGGTGGATGGGAAAGAGCAGACCTACGGTTACAGCAGCGGCACCTACGCGCGGCTAAACCCCATGTTTGACCGCGTCAGCCTGCTGCCCCGCCAAGAAGAAATCGATAAACTCGGCAGCGGCATCGGGCGGCATGATTGGGAACGCCGATTCGACCTCGTCTACGAGATGGCGAAAGACCAGAACGTCACCGCCACCATGGGCGTCACCCCCGTCATTTTGTCCTTTGCCCGATACATCAAGCGCCGATACGGCAAACTGCCATGTGACATCTGGAAGCCGAAGGCGCTGTTCTGCACCAGCGTACGCAAAATCCAGTTCAAATACGGCCCCATCCTCAAAAAATACTTCGGCGACGCCCCCATCGTGGAGATGTACACGGCGACGGAGGGCGTGTTTGGGCAGCAACTCGACGATTACCCCTACATCGGCCCCAACTATGACGCTTACCTCTTTGAGGTCGCCACTGGAAGAGGCGTCAAGCTGCTGCATGAACTGGAGCGGGGCGAATGGGGCAGCCTCATTATTTCCTCATGTATGCTGCCTCGCTACGAAATCGGCGACTTAATTGAAGCTGCAGGAAAAAACCATTTCCGCGTTTTCGGAAGAAAAAACGCGTTGACGCTTCTTGAGCACAGGCTCTATCGGATGTTTATGGGTCGGCTGCTTTAG
- a CDS encoding S-methyl-5-thioribose-1-phosphate isomerase: MVDSIEVIAEKIIKLQVQGARNVAIAAVQALQTLAKQTQAATKPEFLVELKKAQTLLYSTRPTEPLMRNALRYIITQTQNEPAQDIGTLRGVVSQSASIFLRDLSASRERAAEIGAKRIGEGSVVFTHCHSSTVTRLLAKAKEDGVDFRVVCTETRPAYQGRITAKELVGLGIDTTFIVDSAARTFMSDVDVVFVGADAITSEGNVVNKIGTGGIAVIASEARAPFYVVSELLKFDAETLGGGCEEIEQRSPSEVWAEAPPQLKVKNPAFDVTPNRYIHGLICEEGIIPPQGVLETVRKRYPWVF, translated from the coding sequence ATGGTGGACTCCATCGAAGTAATCGCCGAAAAAATCATCAAGCTCCAAGTTCAGGGCGCCAGAAACGTCGCCATCGCAGCCGTACAGGCCCTGCAAACATTGGCGAAGCAAACCCAGGCTGCCACCAAACCGGAGTTCCTCGTTGAACTCAAAAAGGCACAGACTCTACTCTACAGCACCCGCCCCACCGAGCCACTGATGAGAAACGCACTACGCTACATAATCACCCAAACCCAAAACGAACCCGCCCAAGACATCGGAACCCTGCGCGGCGTGGTTTCCCAGAGCGCCAGCATCTTTCTGCGGGACCTGTCTGCCTCAAGGGAACGCGCCGCCGAAATCGGTGCTAAACGCATCGGCGAGGGCTCAGTCGTTTTTACCCACTGCCACAGCTCCACTGTCACCCGCCTGCTCGCCAAAGCCAAAGAGGACGGCGTGGATTTCCGGGTGGTCTGCACCGAAACACGCCCAGCATATCAGGGCAGAATAACCGCCAAAGAACTCGTCGGCCTCGGTATAGACACCACCTTCATCGTGGATAGCGCCGCACGAACCTTCATGAGTGACGTCGACGTGGTTTTTGTGGGCGCGGACGCGATAACCAGCGAGGGCAACGTGGTGAACAAAATCGGCACGGGGGGCATCGCGGTTATCGCCAGTGAGGCTCGGGCGCCGTTTTATGTGGTTTCCGAGTTGCTAAAGTTCGATGCGGAAACGTTGGGTGGCGGATGCGAAGAAATCGAGCAGCGCAGCCCCAGCGAGGTCTGGGCAGAAGCTCCGCCGCAGCTGAAAGTCAAGAACCCCGCGTTTGACGTGACGCCTAACCGCTACATCCACGGGTTAATCTGTGAAGAAGGCATCATTCCCCCGCAGGGCGTGCTGGAAACCGTGCGGAAACGTTACCCCTGGGTGTTTTAG
- a CDS encoding mechanosensitive ion channel family protein codes for MATLPQIFQQTFQTSLSNGEIMASLVIFAVVAVVGWAAYLVVSRYVSRLTLKTETTLDDDILAAVKAFIIIMIVVLGIEYALTPLSFLNPYSATLNGVFLVIQIMMTAFAVTRVSNIIIDYSASRAVSTNGKNNNHLFFLLKKILQIVVFVFAILIILYVFNVDLSAAIVGLGVGGIAIAFALQSTLSDFFSAFSIYFDRPFEIGDFITVGDYSGTVTNIGVKSTRVKLLQGEELVISNKELTSEKVRNFRKLEKRRVTFTIGVTYATKVVKLKQIPFLIKDIIETIDRAELVRVHFTEYGDFSLKFVIVYYVNSSDYVEYLNIQQQLNLGIKEAFEREGIEMAFPTNTIYLKKE; via the coding sequence ATGGCTACTTTACCCCAAATATTCCAGCAGACATTCCAGACAAGCCTATCTAACGGCGAAATCATGGCTTCCCTAGTAATTTTTGCAGTCGTCGCTGTTGTGGGCTGGGCGGCATACTTGGTTGTCAGCAGATACGTAAGCCGCTTAACGTTGAAGACAGAAACCACACTTGACGACGACATACTCGCCGCAGTCAAAGCCTTCATAATCATCATGATTGTGGTTTTAGGCATCGAATATGCCCTCACGCCCCTCTCGTTCCTTAATCCATACAGCGCGACCCTGAACGGAGTCTTTCTAGTCATCCAAATCATGATGACCGCGTTCGCCGTTACACGTGTCTCAAACATTATAATCGACTATTCCGCCAGCCGAGCCGTGAGTACCAATGGAAAAAACAACAATCACCTGTTCTTTCTGCTTAAAAAAATCCTGCAGATAGTTGTTTTCGTCTTCGCAATCCTCATCATACTCTACGTCTTCAATGTTGACCTTTCAGCTGCTATAGTCGGCTTAGGCGTCGGAGGCATCGCCATCGCGTTTGCTCTACAGAGCACGCTTAGCGACTTCTTCAGCGCATTCTCAATCTACTTTGACCGCCCCTTCGAAATTGGGGATTTTATAACCGTCGGCGACTACAGCGGCACCGTTACGAATATCGGCGTGAAATCCACCCGTGTCAAGCTGTTGCAGGGAGAAGAATTAGTTATTTCAAACAAGGAACTTACCAGCGAGAAAGTCCGTAACTTCAGAAAGCTGGAAAAACGAAGGGTAACTTTCACCATCGGAGTAACCTACGCCACGAAGGTTGTGAAGCTTAAGCAGATTCCCTTCTTAATCAAAGACATAATCGAAACTATTGACCGCGCCGAGCTTGTTCGGGTTCACTTCACAGAATACGGGGATTTTAGCTTAAAATTCGTCATTGTCTACTACGTGAACTCCTCAGACTACGTTGAGTACCTTAACATACAGCAGCAACTGAACCTGGGCATCAAAGAAGCTTTTGAGCGCGAAGGAATAGAGATGGCCTTCCCAACAAACACCATCTACCTCAAAAAAGAATAG
- a CDS encoding aminotransferase class I/II-fold pyridoxal phosphate-dependent enzyme: MSFEYAERIKRLPPYLFAEIEKIQKEKKAQGIDLISLSIGDPDLPPPAFVVDALKQEAADPKNHNYSFSQGEPDFRTAVSGWYKTRFGVDVANDQVVALLGSKEGLANIARAFVDIGDRVLVPDPAYPVYANGSAILCDGVSVPLPLLEQNGFRPDFESVDARRIKMMYLNYPNNPTAATADHRCLKEAVEFAKENNIILCYDNAYSEITYDGYRAPSILEIEGAMDVAIEFHSLSKTFNVTGDRIGFAVGNRQLVAGLAKVKSQIDSGPPVYTQKVAVKALGSYRSSEPPEFLRQNNQIMQQRRDLLVETLTRLGYPCEKPKATFYVWVNCKGNSMEFTTKLLDAGVAVTPGVGFGQHGEGYVRITFTQPKERIAEACRRIEAAFK; the protein is encoded by the coding sequence ATGAGCTTTGAGTATGCAGAACGAATCAAGCGGTTACCGCCTTATCTGTTTGCGGAAATCGAAAAAATCCAAAAAGAAAAGAAAGCCCAGGGCATAGACCTCATCTCTTTAAGCATCGGCGACCCCGATTTGCCGCCGCCCGCCTTCGTGGTGGATGCCCTAAAACAGGAAGCCGCTGACCCCAAAAACCACAATTACAGCTTCAGCCAAGGCGAACCTGACTTTCGCACCGCCGTTTCCGGCTGGTATAAAACCCGCTTCGGCGTCGACGTCGCCAACGATCAGGTGGTGGCGCTGTTGGGTTCCAAGGAGGGATTGGCAAACATCGCCCGCGCCTTCGTCGACATCGGCGACCGCGTCTTGGTGCCGGACCCCGCTTACCCCGTCTACGCCAACGGCAGCGCCATCCTCTGCGACGGCGTCTCGGTTCCGTTGCCGCTGCTGGAGCAGAACGGTTTCCGCCCCGACTTCGAATCAGTTGATGCCAGACGCATCAAGATGATGTACCTAAACTACCCTAACAACCCCACCGCCGCCACCGCGGATCATCGCTGCCTCAAAGAAGCCGTTGAGTTTGCTAAAGAAAACAACATTATCCTCTGCTACGACAACGCCTACTCCGAAATTACCTACGACGGCTACCGCGCACCCAGCATATTGGAAATCGAGGGCGCCATGGATGTGGCAATCGAGTTTCATTCGCTTTCCAAAACCTTCAATGTAACCGGCGACCGCATCGGCTTTGCAGTGGGCAATCGGCAGTTGGTGGCGGGTTTAGCGAAGGTGAAGTCGCAGATTGATTCGGGTCCGCCAGTCTACACCCAAAAAGTCGCCGTTAAGGCCCTTGGCAGCTACAGAAGCAGCGAACCCCCCGAGTTCCTCAGACAAAACAACCAGATAATGCAGCAACGCCGCGACTTGCTCGTAGAAACCCTGACCCGGCTAGGCTACCCATGCGAGAAGCCTAAAGCCACCTTCTATGTCTGGGTAAACTGCAAAGGCAACTCCATGGAGTTCACCACCAAACTGCTCGATGCAGGCGTCGCGGTGACTCCGGGCGTGGGCTTTGGGCAGCATGGCGAGGGCTATGTGCGGATAACTTTTACGCAGCCTAAAGAACGCATAGCCGAGGCTTGCCGCAGAATTGAGGCTGCCTTCAAGTAG
- the dapF gene encoding diaminopimelate epimerase: MQFWKMHGLGNDYIVIDNRSQQISDAQVGRYAEKLCERRFSVGADGLLLVYPSAVADVKMRIFNSDGSEAEMCGNGIRCFSKYCYENGVVQKEAFSVETLAGIKQVWLTLNGDVVVSVKVNMGAPSWQRSSLPMTGEGTCIDQPLEVNSETYHVTCLSMGNPHCVTFVENLDLFPVYSIGPLIENHKAFPKRVNVGFVQVQSRSELNVRVWERGCGETLACGTGTCAAVAAAHRLGKVGDKVTVHVLGGDLQVEVGDTLYLCGAAEKVYQATLFEEHI, from the coding sequence ATGCAGTTCTGGAAGATGCATGGTTTAGGCAACGACTACATAGTCATCGATAACCGCAGCCAGCAAATCAGTGACGCACAGGTTGGCAGGTATGCTGAGAAGCTCTGTGAACGACGCTTTTCCGTGGGTGCAGATGGGCTTTTGCTGGTTTACCCCTCAGCTGTTGCGGATGTGAAGATGAGGATTTTCAACTCGGATGGCAGCGAAGCAGAGATGTGTGGCAACGGCATACGCTGCTTTAGCAAGTACTGCTACGAAAACGGCGTCGTCCAGAAAGAGGCGTTCTCGGTGGAAACGTTGGCAGGCATCAAGCAGGTTTGGCTAACCCTCAACGGCGACGTGGTTGTATCGGTTAAAGTTAACATGGGCGCCCCGAGCTGGCAGCGCTCGTCACTTCCCATGACCGGCGAAGGCACCTGCATAGACCAACCCCTCGAGGTTAACAGCGAAACCTACCATGTAACCTGCCTTTCGATGGGGAACCCCCACTGCGTAACCTTCGTCGAAAACCTCGACTTATTCCCCGTCTACTCCATTGGGCCCCTCATCGAAAACCACAAGGCATTCCCCAAAAGAGTTAACGTTGGCTTTGTCCAGGTGCAGAGCCGCAGTGAACTAAATGTCCGCGTTTGGGAACGGGGCTGCGGAGAAACCTTAGCCTGCGGCACCGGAACCTGCGCAGCGGTGGCGGCGGCCCATCGTCTCGGTAAGGTAGGCGATAAGGTTACCGTGCATGTGTTGGGCGGCGATTTGCAGGTTGAAGTCGGCGACACCCTGTATCTGTGCGGAGCAGCCGAAAAAGTCTATCAGGCAACACTATTCGAGGAACACATATGA
- the lysA gene encoding diaminopimelate decarboxylase has protein sequence MVKKKLREPLEERKGILYFDGCSTLELSEKYDTPLYVLSEKRIRDNYDRLYGALVNNYKYVRIYYAAKANTNLNVLRILHSQGAYLDTVSPGEVFLALSAGFSPDRILYTGTSVRDDELKMLADANVTINVDSQSELDRLLKISVPPIISVRVNPEIGAGHHSHCITAGAESKFGLWEEEVIQAYAIAQRARVGRFGMHMHIGSGILEVEPYVAAVEKLLKIAKRVHEEVGIDFEFIDIGGGLGIPYKPEDKELDLAEFSSKVVSMFKGKVKEYGLGKPFLFVEPGRYLVGDASILLTTVNTVKQTPNRMFIGVDAGFNTLARPMMYGSYHPILVANKLGAAEKVTCDVAGPICESGDLLAKDRQLPEIHEGDVLAVLNAGAYGYSMSSQYNSRPRVAELMIRGGKPVVVREREQLKDLVANQRMQSEV, from the coding sequence ATGGTAAAGAAAAAACTTCGTGAACCCCTCGAAGAGCGAAAAGGTATTCTCTACTTCGATGGCTGCTCCACTTTGGAGCTATCAGAAAAGTACGATACTCCACTCTATGTGCTTAGCGAGAAGCGTATCCGAGACAATTACGACCGACTCTACGGCGCCTTAGTTAACAACTACAAGTATGTGCGCATCTATTACGCAGCTAAGGCAAACACGAACCTGAACGTGCTGCGGATACTGCACAGTCAAGGCGCATACCTTGATACGGTGAGCCCCGGAGAAGTCTTTCTGGCACTCAGCGCCGGCTTCAGTCCCGACCGCATCCTCTACACGGGCACCAGCGTCCGAGACGACGAACTTAAGATGCTTGCAGACGCAAACGTAACCATAAACGTGGATTCCCAATCAGAGCTGGATCGCCTCCTCAAGATCTCGGTGCCCCCCATCATCTCGGTCCGCGTTAACCCCGAAATCGGTGCAGGACACCATAGCCACTGCATCACCGCAGGCGCCGAATCCAAGTTTGGCCTCTGGGAAGAAGAAGTCATCCAAGCCTACGCCATCGCTCAGCGTGCCCGCGTGGGACGCTTCGGTATGCATATGCATATTGGCTCAGGCATCCTTGAGGTTGAACCTTATGTTGCCGCAGTGGAGAAGCTGCTGAAAATCGCTAAGCGCGTCCATGAAGAAGTCGGCATTGACTTTGAGTTCATTGACATAGGCGGCGGCTTAGGCATCCCCTACAAGCCCGAGGATAAGGAGCTGGATTTAGCGGAGTTCTCAAGCAAGGTTGTTTCGATGTTTAAGGGCAAAGTCAAGGAGTACGGACTGGGCAAGCCCTTTCTGTTTGTGGAGCCCGGCCGCTACCTCGTCGGCGACGCAAGCATTCTGTTAACGACCGTGAACACCGTAAAGCAGACGCCTAACCGCATGTTCATAGGGGTAGACGCAGGCTTCAACACTCTTGCTCGCCCCATGATGTATGGCAGCTACCACCCCATCCTCGTCGCCAACAAGCTCGGCGCCGCAGAAAAGGTAACCTGCGACGTGGCGGGACCAATCTGCGAGTCAGGTGACTTGCTTGCCAAAGACCGTCAGTTACCCGAAATCCATGAGGGCGACGTTTTAGCGGTGCTTAACGCTGGAGCCTACGGCTACAGCATGAGTAGCCAATACAATTCGCGTCCACGCGTCGCAGAGTTGATGATTCGAGGCGGCAAGCCAGTTGTGGTTAGGGAACGTGAGCAACTTAAGGATTTAGTGGCTAATCAGCGGATGCAGAGTGAAGTCTAA
- the asd gene encoding aspartate-semialdehyde dehydrogenase, giving the protein MSNKRKVAILGATGAVGQRYIQLLQGHPWFEISVLAASERSAGKKYKDAATWLMETELPKEIAEMPVANIDVKSCEQIGDFDLVFTSLPGDLAGPTENEFGAKYPVFSKASAHRMDKDVPLIIPEINPGHIELIKVQQKQRGWKGFITTDPNCSTIGLALTLAPLMQFGIKQVMVTTMQALSGAGYPGVASLDIIDNVVPFISGEEDKMETEANKILGEFDGTQIRSADFKTTASCNRVNVKDGHLESVFAKLDREPSIDQVEAAFTSFQGEPQRLKLPSAPQQPIIVRHEKNRPQPRFDRDAGCGQSVVVGRIRKDPIMTIKYMCLSHNTVRGAAGGGILSAELYVAKGLA; this is encoded by the coding sequence ATGTCAAATAAGCGTAAAGTCGCCATCTTAGGCGCAACAGGCGCCGTTGGACAAAGGTATATCCAGCTCCTGCAGGGCCATCCCTGGTTTGAGATATCAGTGCTAGCCGCCTCTGAGCGGAGCGCAGGCAAAAAATACAAAGACGCCGCCACCTGGCTGATGGAAACCGAGTTACCTAAGGAAATCGCCGAGATGCCAGTGGCTAACATAGATGTTAAGTCCTGTGAGCAGATAGGCGACTTTGATTTGGTCTTCACCTCATTGCCGGGCGATTTAGCTGGCCCCACCGAGAACGAATTCGGGGCAAAGTACCCGGTTTTCAGTAAGGCAAGCGCACACCGCATGGACAAGGATGTGCCCTTGATTATCCCAGAAATTAACCCAGGCCACATTGAACTTATCAAGGTTCAGCAGAAGCAACGCGGCTGGAAGGGATTCATCACAACCGACCCCAACTGCAGCACCATCGGCCTTGCCCTCACCTTAGCGCCGCTTATGCAGTTCGGGATTAAGCAGGTGATGGTTACCACCATGCAGGCGCTCAGTGGTGCAGGTTACCCGGGCGTGGCTTCGCTTGACATCATCGACAATGTTGTTCCCTTCATCTCCGGTGAGGAGGACAAGATGGAAACTGAAGCTAACAAGATACTGGGCGAATTCGACGGCACGCAAATAAGGTCCGCTGATTTCAAGACAACCGCAAGCTGCAACCGCGTTAACGTCAAAGACGGACACCTCGAATCGGTATTCGCTAAACTCGACAGGGAACCCTCCATCGATCAGGTTGAAGCGGCATTCACCAGCTTCCAAGGTGAACCCCAGCGGCTCAAGTTGCCCTCTGCTCCTCAGCAGCCCATAATCGTGCGTCACGAAAAGAATCGTCCTCAGCCAAGGTTTGACCGCGATGCAGGATGCGGCCAAAGTGTGGTGGTGGGTAGAATTCGAAAGGACCCAATCATGACTATAAAGTACATGTGCCTTAGCCATAACACTGTCCGGGGCGCAGCCGGCGGAGGCATCCTTAGCGCGGAGTTGTATGTAGCTAAAGGCTTAGCTTAG
- the dapB gene encoding 4-hydroxy-tetrahydrodipicolinate reductase gives MVKLCVAGAAGRMGQAIIAEALAKGHQIVGATEAPSNPCVGRCLSDFGFHLDTYIQSCENLTQAVQDADVYVSFTAPAADIVGIPLVADLGKRIILGTTGFTSEQNRQIVAALGKVPSVFSPNYSVGVNIFFKLAEQLGAFPAGYDFSISEIHHTGKKDAPSGTAKKLGEIIANVRGYSRTVSGREGISPRQPEELEITAMRAGGVAGIHNLVVAGPNEMLRIEHTSFSRNVLAQGAVYAAEWVSRQTEPKVYTMADVLGLT, from the coding sequence ATGGTTAAGCTCTGCGTCGCAGGCGCAGCAGGCAGAATGGGGCAAGCCATCATAGCTGAAGCCCTTGCTAAGGGCCACCAAATCGTCGGCGCCACCGAAGCCCCCAGCAACCCCTGCGTCGGCAGATGCCTCAGCGACTTTGGATTTCACCTCGACACATATATTCAGAGCTGCGAGAACCTAACGCAGGCAGTGCAGGACGCCGACGTATATGTTAGCTTCACCGCGCCCGCCGCTGACATCGTGGGGATTCCCCTCGTTGCGGATTTGGGCAAACGCATCATCTTGGGCACCACAGGCTTCACGTCGGAACAGAACAGGCAAATTGTGGCGGCTTTAGGCAAGGTTCCCTCGGTGTTCTCGCCTAACTACAGCGTCGGCGTTAACATCTTCTTCAAACTTGCAGAGCAACTCGGCGCCTTCCCCGCTGGCTACGACTTCAGCATAAGCGAAATCCACCATACGGGCAAAAAGGATGCGCCAAGCGGCACCGCCAAGAAACTCGGCGAAATCATCGCAAACGTGCGTGGTTACAGCAGAACCGTATCGGGCAGGGAAGGAATTAGCCCGCGCCAACCTGAGGAGCTAGAAATCACTGCGATGCGCGCCGGCGGCGTTGCAGGCATCCATAACTTAGTTGTGGCTGGCCCCAATGAGATGCTGCGCATCGAGCACACATCGTTCTCGCGGAACGTGCTTGCTCAGGGCGCCGTGTATGCGGCGGAATGGGTCAGCAGGCAAACCGAGCCTAAAGTGTACACTATGGCTGATGTGCTGGGATTAACTTAA
- the dapA gene encoding 4-hydroxy-tetrahydrodipicolinate synthase: MATFSGCYTALITPMKSNRHVDYEGLAQLVEFQIKNGAAGILAVGTTGESPTLQWEEHSKVIEMVNEDSEKRCITIAGTGSNSTQEALEGTEHAHEAGVDAVLLVDPYYNGPSSIEIRREYIEPIAKRFPETQVIPYIIPGRTGTQLYPQDLAILHSQYPNVSCVKEATGDLKNMELTRKLCGENFTILSGDDDKTYTMMVSPDIAASGVISVVSNVAPKAVSDMVHYCLDGNEEAAAVIAQALQPLFSLVTVKTTEETPYGPVACKARNPLPFKTLMNVLGMPSGPCRQPLGKMTKAGLEIVLANARKVYQANPQVLDPIGESFDVDINDRLINPRFTEGLTYG, encoded by the coding sequence TTGGCAACATTCAGTGGATGTTACACAGCCCTAATAACCCCCATGAAGAGTAATCGCCACGTCGATTACGAAGGACTAGCACAACTGGTAGAATTCCAAATAAAAAACGGTGCAGCAGGCATCCTAGCCGTCGGCACAACCGGCGAAAGCCCCACGCTGCAATGGGAAGAACACAGCAAAGTCATCGAAATGGTCAACGAAGACTCCGAAAAACGCTGCATAACCATCGCCGGAACAGGCAGCAACAGCACCCAGGAAGCCCTTGAAGGCACCGAGCACGCCCACGAAGCAGGCGTCGACGCCGTGTTGCTGGTTGACCCCTATTACAACGGACCCAGCAGCATAGAAATCCGGCGGGAATACATCGAACCCATCGCTAAGCGGTTCCCCGAAACCCAAGTTATCCCCTACATCATCCCCGGCAGAACCGGCACGCAGCTTTACCCCCAGGACCTCGCTATCCTGCACAGCCAGTATCCTAACGTAAGCTGCGTCAAGGAAGCAACAGGCGACCTCAAAAACATGGAGCTCACCCGTAAACTCTGCGGAGAAAACTTTACTATCCTTAGCGGAGACGACGACAAAACCTACACTATGATGGTTTCGCCTGATATAGCTGCAAGCGGCGTCATATCGGTGGTTTCCAATGTGGCTCCAAAGGCAGTTTCAGATATGGTGCATTACTGCCTAGACGGCAACGAGGAAGCCGCAGCCGTCATCGCGCAGGCGCTTCAGCCCCTCTTCAGCTTGGTCACTGTGAAGACCACGGAGGAAACCCCCTACGGCCCCGTTGCCTGCAAAGCACGCAATCCATTGCCCTTCAAGACCCTCATGAACGTCTTAGGCATGCCCTCGGGGCCCTGCAGGCAACCGCTGGGTAAAATGACTAAGGCGGGCCTTGAAATTGTATTGGCGAATGCACGCAAGGTCTACCAAGCCAACCCGCAGGTGCTTGACCCCATAGGCGAAAGCTTCGACGTAGACATCAATGATCGCCTCATCAATCCCCGTTTCACTGAGGGACTCACGTATGGTTAA